A window of the Burkholderia sp. 9120 genome harbors these coding sequences:
- a CDS encoding SDR family oxidoreductase, which produces MPNWTTADIPRQTGRLAVITGATGGLGFETALALAGAGAEVVLTGRNEQKGQAALDAIRARHPAASIRYTHLDLASLASVRQFADQFASGHAALDLLINNAGVMTPPTRQTTSDGFELQFGTNYLGHFALTERLLPLLRAGREPRVVNLSSGAHKIGAAIHFDDLQWQPGYKPWPAYAQSKLAMLMFALELQRRSDANGWGLLSNAAHPGYARTDLIANGPGADTLLQAINRMTFEPLASQSAADGALPTLFAATSPNAEPAGYYGPTGLFELKGPPGAAQISRLAQDKAIAARLWAVSEALTNARWPRATMEHAS; this is translated from the coding sequence ATGCCTAACTGGACCACTGCGGACATTCCCCGTCAGACCGGCCGCCTCGCGGTGATCACCGGCGCGACCGGCGGGCTCGGTTTCGAAACGGCGCTGGCACTGGCCGGCGCGGGCGCCGAGGTCGTGCTCACCGGACGCAACGAGCAAAAAGGCCAAGCCGCGCTCGACGCGATTCGCGCGCGGCATCCCGCCGCGTCGATCCGCTACACGCATCTCGATCTGGCGAGCCTCGCGTCTGTGCGCCAGTTCGCCGATCAATTCGCCTCCGGACACGCGGCGCTCGATCTGTTGATCAACAACGCAGGCGTGATGACGCCGCCCACGCGGCAAACCACCTCGGACGGTTTCGAACTGCAATTCGGCACCAACTACCTCGGTCACTTCGCGCTGACCGAACGCTTGCTGCCGTTGCTGCGTGCAGGACGCGAGCCGCGCGTGGTCAATCTGAGCAGCGGCGCGCACAAGATCGGTGCCGCGATTCATTTCGACGATCTGCAATGGCAGCCCGGCTACAAGCCCTGGCCCGCGTACGCGCAGTCGAAGCTGGCGATGCTGATGTTCGCGCTCGAACTGCAACGCCGCAGCGATGCGAACGGCTGGGGACTGCTGAGCAACGCGGCGCATCCCGGCTACGCGCGCACCGATCTGATCGCCAACGGCCCGGGCGCCGACACGCTGCTGCAGGCGATCAACCGCATGACATTCGAGCCGCTCGCGAGCCAATCGGCCGCGGACGGCGCATTGCCGACGCTGTTCGCCGCGACTTCGCCCAACGCCGAACCCGCCGGCTATTACGGACCGACCGGCTTGTTCGAACTGAAAGGGCCGCCGGGCGCCGCGCAGATTTCCCGTCTCGCGCAAGACAAGGCGATCGCCGCGCGCCTGTGGGCGGTTTCCGAAGCACTCACCAACGCGCGCTGGCCTCGCGCGACCATGGAGCACGCATCATGA